The genomic DNA CAGCGTCACTCTCACCTTACAGATCTCTGATGTGAATGATAACCCGCCTGTCTTTGAGAGGAGCTCATATGAGGCCTACATTGTAGAAAACAACACACCAGGTCTCTCTATATTCACAGTGAAAGCCAGAGACGCTGACTGGAACCAGAATGCCCGTGTTTCTTACATACTGGAGGACTCCTCTGTTAACGGAGTGCCAGTCTCCTCATATGTGTCCGTTAGTGCTGATAGTGGAGTCATCCATGCAGTGCGCTCTTTTGACTACGAGCAGATCAAAGACTTCCACTTCCGCGTCAAAGCGCAGGATGGAGGCTCTCCTCCACTCAGTAGCAAtgtgactgtgaaaatactgatCCAGGACCAGAACGACAACCCTCCTCAGGTTCTGTACCCAGTCCAGACTGGTGGCTCTCTGGTGGCTGAAATGGTGCCTCGTTCAGCAGATGTGGGCTATCTGGTCACTAAAGTGGTGGCTATTGATGTGGACTCTGGACAGAATGCCTGGCTCTCCTATAAACTGCAGAAAGCCACAGACAGGGCGCTGTTTGAAGTGGGCTTACAGAATGGAGAAATAAGAACTATCCGCCAAGTCACTGATAAAGATGCTGTGAAACAAAGACTGACTGTTATAGTGGAGGACAACGGGCAGCCCTCTCGTTCAGCTACAGTCATTGTTAACGTGGCGGTGGCGGACAACTTCCCTGAAGTGCTGTCTGAGTTCACTGACTTTACACACGACAAGGAGTACAATGACAACTTGACTTTTTACTTAGTGTTGGCTTTGGCTGTagtttccttcctcttcatcacgTGTTTAGTGGTTATTatatcagtgaaaatctacagATGGAGACAGTCTCGCATCCTGTATCACTCCAATCTCCCTGTGATTCCATATTATCCACCACGTTACTCAGACACTTTGGGGACAGGGACTCTCCAACACGTGTACAATTACGAGGTGTGCAGGACGACTGACTCCAGAAAGAGTGACTGTAGGTCCGGCAGAGCTGGTAGTCAGAACGTGCTGATAATGGACCCCAGTTCTACAGGGACGATGCAGCGgatacagagtgaaaagagCATCCTGGATGAACCAGACTCTCCTTTAGAGGTCAGTTCAATAATGTAGCTTCTTCTCTGTGACTTCCTTTCTCTTTTGTGTTTACTTGCATTGCTAGGGAACTGCATAACGCTGTTTCAGTATTTTCCATTCACCATAACCATACCTACATTCTCAATGATGAATGTTATATTATTTCACACGCACGTCACTTTAACTTAGTTGCATTGTGTTAAAGCAGACTGATATCTCCCTTTCACTACTTTCACCTTGTTGTCATgcagattattttaaaatgttttgtattggtCCTTTCCATGGAAACATTGCTTTGAGTCAGTAATCTGGCTTTGGAGCGAGACTTTGTGTCAGTATTTGGTCTGATTGAATTTCCAGGTGGCTCTTTCGGTATtgaaatatctttattttattattttttgttcagATTgagcatacattttttttttaccgagtGCTTGTTATACACAACGTTTCGCAATAAacatgaattattatttttttcaaactttagtGACACTTTAATGTCTTAAGTATGCAATGATTTTGTCTATATGAAATGGCTTGTGATTGCCATTAGTGTTGGCCATTTGTAAGACTTTCATTATTTCAGGACCTCGGACAGCTACTTTTCTAGTCTCTGCTTGGTGCTCTTCATGCCCTCATTTTTTAGGCATACCAGTTTATTTTCGtagtttttttctacttttagtCAGATGTGGTTTATCCTTTTATAGACCCATCATGACTGAACATGCAAACAAAAGTGATAAATTATAACTATAAACTGTTTTGAAGTGGCGACTCGCCGTTTGGGAGGTGGATCATATCACCTATACGGCTTTTACAACATTATTTCAAGTTACACTTTCCTAGTAGTACGTCTGCTGGACTGATTATTCCATGTTGGTATTCTGCAGTTTTGTATTATGGACTCTTAGGGCCGCTGTTGACCATAGTGTGCACGGCTGAGAATAGGGCTGTAGCAGCACCTCCTATTTAACATCACCATTATGAAGAGAGAACACGACGGGAAAGAACCGACTTTCTGGATATGTAGAATATCTGATAACCGACACGACGACCTCCGAGACTGTTGTTTTTACTGTTTGGATTATACAGCTGCGAAATGGATGTTTGTCACTGGGATTGACTTCAGTTTATGGGATATATAACCGGACTGTTACACGTTTCTGAGAAAATACTCGGATAGAACAATGAAAGGACAAGCGCTGTTGTTCATCTGTCTCCTTTCGCTCGGCTCGGTAATGGGGCAGGCCAGCTACACAATACCGGAGGAAATGGCGAAAGGCTCTTTAGTTGGTAATATAGCACAAGATTTAGGTTTAGAAACCAAACGTTTGGCTTCTGGCAAAGCTCGACTCTATACCCGAGACAGCGATGAGTACATCGAGCtgaacagagacagaggagtcCTTCTTGTTAAAGAGAGAATCGACAGAGAGGTACTCTGCAGACAGACGACGCCTTGTGCTTTACACTTTCAGATAATTTTGGAGAATCCTATGGAATTTTACAGTGTTACAGTCCGGATCACAGATATCAATGATAATGCCCCAACCTTTGAAGAAAGGGaaatcaaattcaaaataaGTGAGTCAGCGATCACCGGGGCAAAATTTGTGCTGGAAAGGGCTGTGGATCTTGATGTTGGAATTAATAGCGTTCATAGTTATGAATTAAGGCCAACAGATAATTTTGCTTTGAAACTGCACAATAACGCTGACGGAAATAAAAACGTTGAGATGTTGCTTCAGAAGCCATTAGACAGAGAGAATCAAGAGCAGATATCGCTTGTGTTAACGGCTGTAGATGGAGGAGAGCCGCAAATGTCAGGAACAATGCTGATTGTCATTACAGTTTTAGACGCTAATGATAACGCCCCCGTTTTTACACAGCCAACATACAAGGCCACAGTTACTGAAAACTCACCTAAAGGCACAGTTGTTGCCACTGTTACAGCCTCAGATGCAGATCAGGGCTCTAACGGTGAAATAACTTATTCAATCACAAACACGTTAGACAATGTCAGGaaagtatttaaaataaacagGGAAACTGGTGAGGTTACTTTAATTGGAAATATTGACTTTGAAGACTCGcaacattttcaaataaatgtaCGTGCTAGTGACGATGGAGGACTCACAGACTCTTGTAAATTGATTGTTGATTTACAAGATGTAAACGACAACAAGCCTGAAATCAACATAATGTCGAAGTCAAGTGTGATATCAGAGGATGCCAAACTCAATACAGTTGTTACAATGATAAATATTGAAGACAAGGACTCCGGAGAAAACGGAAAAGTGCAATGTTTTATCAACGAAAATGTACccttcattttaaaatcatcAACCAATAATTTCTATCGTTTAGTGACAGACAGTGaattagacagagagacaggatcTGAGTATAATATAACTGTGACCTGCTCTGATGAGGGAGTGCCCTCCCTCTCCAGCAGCGTCACTCTCTCCTTACAGATCTCTGATGTGAATGATAACGCGCCTGTCTTTGAGAGGAGCTCATATGAGGCCTACATTGTAGAAAACAACACACCAGGTCTCTCTATATTCACAGTGAAAGCCAGAGACGCTGACTGGAACCAGAATGCCCGTGTTTCTTACATCATGGAGGACTCCTCTGTTAACGGAGCGCCAGTCTCCTCATATGTGTCCGTTAGTGCTGATAGTGGAGCCATCCATGCAGTGCGCTCTTTTGACTACGAGCAGATCAAAGACTTCCTCTTCCGCGTCAAAGCGCAGGATGGAGGCTCTCCTCCACTCAGTAGCAAtgtgactgtgaaaatactgatCCAGGACCAGAACGACAACCCTCCTCAGGTTCTGTACCCAGTCCAAACTGGTGGCTCTCTGGTTGCTGAAATGGTGCCTCGTTCAGCAGATGTGGGCTATCTGGTCACTAAAGTGGTGGCTGTTGATGTGGACTCTGGACAGAATGCCTGGCTCTCCTATAAACTGCAGAAAGCCACAGACAGGGCGCTGTTTGAAGTGGGCTTACAGAATGGAGAAATAAGAACTATCCGCCAAGTCACTGATAAAGATGCTGTGAAACAAAGAATGACTGTTATAGTGGAGGACAACGGGCAGCCCTCTCGTTCAGCTACAGTCATTGTTAACGTGGCGGTGGCGGACAGCTTCCCTGAAGTGCTGTCTGAGTTCACTGACTTTACACACGACAAGGAGTACAATGACAACCTGACTTTTTACTTAGTCTTGGCTGCTGTagtttccttcctcttcatcacgTGTTTAGTGGTTATTatatcagtgaaaatctacagATGGAGACAGTCTCGCATCATGTATCACTCCAATCTCCCTGTGATTCCATATTATCCACCACGTTACTCAGACACTTTGGGGACAGGGACTCTCCAACACGTGTACAATTACGAGGTGTGCAGGACGACTGACTCCAGAAAGAGTGACTGTAAGTTCGGCAGAGCTGGTAGTCAGAACGTGCTGATAATGGACCCCAGTTCTACAGGGACGATGCAGCGgatacagagtgaaaagagCATCCTAGATGAACCAGACTCTCCTCTAGAGGTTAGAAAACTGTAACGAACACAATGTTTCATTTTTATACAAATCAATAACCATGATATAGGTGCATTAATTTCACGAGGAAGTTGGCTGCAGTATCAGTCCAGCAAACAGCATGTATAAATGCCTGAGGAGTTTAGGCTTATGCGTCAGTGTTCACATTCAGTAACAATGGACAGCGACAGCGACAGCTGACAACAGTGCATGTACccatgtgttgtgtttttatgtttggtCCTGTCTTCATACCTTTTATTCATATAGACTATATTATGAAAACACGGCTTTTGTAATTTCACAATTCAAATATGTTACTAAATCAATTGAGCACACTAGTATCAAACTATACATGTTTGTAAATATTAGATGGATATTTCAAATAACTGTcaagctgtttttgttttcagttcCGCGTTATTGCCAGAAAACATTGCAGTAGTTGTCATTTATATCACttgttgtaatttgtatttTCAACTCAAAGGGTCGCTGTTGGCAAGCGCGTTGCTATTTAACTAGATGttatttgtttctgtctgtgtcctgCCCCTTCGTGTACATACGGTGGATATCATCGGAGAAAGACAGAATAAACAGTCCGCGCTCATGAGGAGCCCTGTAAGGAGTTACTGAACTGGATATCTTGTGTTCATTCGTATAGTTGAAGTGTGGCCGCTTTTTGTTATCTGCTTTCGCATTGACTGCATTGGGGATGCTTTTGTTTTAGCGGTGCAGGAAACGACCTCAGACAGAACAATGAAACGGCAAGTACTGTTGTTTCTCTCGGTGCTATATTTTAGCGACGTGCTCGGGCACGTCAGCTATTCCATTCCCGAAGAAATGGCGAAAGGCTCTGTCGTTGGTAACATAGCGCATGATTTAGGTTTAGATCTTAAAAGGTTGAAATCAGGCAAAGCTCGTGTCTATACAGGAGGCAGCGTAGAATACATCGGGCTGAATAAAGAAAGGGGAGTCCTCCTTATCCAAGAGAGGATAGACAGAGAGGCTTTATGTGGAGAGACGACGCCTTGTGCTTTACATTTCCAGTTAATTCTGGAAAACCCAATGGAACTGTTTCGTGTAACAGTGGAGATCACCGACATAAACGATAATAACCCCAGTTTTACTAATGCAGAAAAACGCTTTGAAATCAGCGAGTCCGCTGTGATAGGATCGAAATTTGTATTAGAGAAAGCTATCGATTCTGACATTGGGATTAATGGATTACAGCGATACTCACTTAGTCCCACTGATAACTTTATATTAAAACCTGGAAATCAGGCAGGCGGAAGTAAAAAGGTAGAGATGGTTCTACAGAAGCCTCTAGACCGGGAAAAGCAAGAACACATCTCACTGTTGTTAACTGCTGTAGACGGAGGGGAGCCGCAGATGTCAGGGACAATGCAGATATTTGTCAATGTATTAGATGTGAATGACAACGCACCTACATTCGCTAAACCGCTGTATAGAGCAAAAATACTAGAACATTCTCCCAAAGGCACCAGCGTAACGACTGTAAGTGCATCTGATAAAGACATCGGCTCTAACGGAGAAGTATCATATCTCATATCTACCAGCGAACGTCTTTTATCTGAACTGTTTAAGATTAATTCGAAAACCGGGGACATATTCCTAATCGGTGAAATAGATTATGAAAAGGCGAAAATTTATGAAATAGATATTGAAGTTGTAGATAGCGGGGGACTCTCTGATTCCACCAAAGTAATAGTTGATGTTATTGATATAA from Perca fluviatilis chromosome 10, GENO_Pfluv_1.0, whole genome shotgun sequence includes the following:
- the LOC120567191 gene encoding protocadherin gamma-A2-like isoform X30; this encodes MKGQALLFICLLSLGSVMGQASYTIPEEMAKGSLVGNIAQDLGLETKRLASGKARLYTRDSDEYIELNRDRGVLLVKERIDREVLCRQTTPCALHFQIILENPMEFYSVTVRITDINDNAPTFEEREIKFKISESAITGAKFVLERAVDLDVGINSVHSYELRPTDNFALKLHNNADGNKNVEMLLQKPLDRENQEQISLVLTAVDGGEPQMSGTMLIVITVLDANDNAPVFTQPTYKATVTENSPKGTVVATVTASDADQGSNGEITYSITNTLDNVRKVFKINRETGEVTLIGNIDFEDSQHFQINVRASDDGGLTDSCKLIVDLQDVNDNKPEINIMSKSSVISEDAKLNTVVTMINIEDKDSGENGKVQCFINENVPFILKSSTNNFYRLVTDSELDRETGSEYNITVTCSDEGVPSLSSSVTLSLQISDVNDNAPVFERSSYEAYIVENNTPGLSIFTVKARDADWNQNARVSYIMEDSSVNGAPVSSYVSVSADSGAIHAVRSFDYEQIKDFLFRVKAQDGGSPPLSSNVTVKILIQDQNDNPPQVLYPVQTGGSLVAEMVPRSADVGYLVTKVVAVDVDSGQNAWLSYKLQKATDRALFEVGLQNGEIRTIRQVTDKDAVKQRMTVIVEDNGQPSRSATVIVNVAVADSFPEVLSEFTDFTHDKEYNDNLTFYLVLAAVVSFLFITCLVVIISVKIYRWRQSRIMYHSNLPVIPYYPPRYSDTLGTGTLQHVYNYEVCRTTDSRKSDCKFGRAGSQNVLIMDPSSTGTMQRIQSEKSILDEPDSPLEQKPPNNDWRFTQGPRPGPSGATGGPEVAMGTGPWPQPPTEAEQLQALMAAANEVSEATATLGPGTMGLSTRYSPQFTLQHVPDYRQNVYIPGSTATLTSNPQQQQATAQQAAQQALPPPQASAQPEPPKAAQTPASKKKSTKKEKK
- the LOC120567191 gene encoding protocadherin gamma-A2-like isoform X18; translated protein: MKGQALLFICLLSLGSVMGQASYTIPEEMAKGSLVGNIAQDLGLETKRLASGKARLYTRDSDEYIELNRDRGVLLVKERIDREVLCRQTTPCALHFQIILENPMEFYSVTVRITDINDNAPTFEEREIKFKISESAITGAKFVLERAVDLDVGINSVHSYELRPTDNFALKLHNNADGNKNVEMLLQKPLDRENQEQISLVLTAVDGGEPQMSGTMLIVITVLDANDNAPVFTQPTYKATVTENSPKGTVVATVTASDADQGSNGEITYSITNTLDNVRKVFKINRETGEVTLIGNIDFEDSQHFQINVRASDDGGLTDSCKLIVDLQDVNDNKPEINIMSKSSVISEDAKLNTVVTMINIEDKDSGENGKVQCFINENVPFILKSSTNNFYRLVTDSELDRETGSEYNITVTCSDEGVPSLSSSVTLSLQISDVNDNAPVFERSSYEAYIVENNTPGLSIFTVKARDADWNQNARVSYIMEDSSVNGAPVSSYVSVSADSGAIHAVRSFDYEQIKDFLFRVKAQDGGSPPLSSNVTVKILIQDQNDNPPQVLYPVQTGGSLVAEMVPRSADVGYLVTKVVAVDVDSGQNAWLSYKLQKATDRALFEVGLQNGEIRTIRQVTDKDAVKQRMTVIVEDNGQPSRSATVIVNVAVADSFPEVLSEFTDFTHDKEYNDNLTFYLVLAAVVSFLFITCLVVIISVKIYRWRQSRIMYHSNLPVIPYYPPRYSDTLGTGTLQHVYNYEVCRTTDSRKSDCKFGRAGSQNVLIMDPSSTGTMQRIQSEKSILDEPDSPLEQKPPNNDWRFTQGPRPGPSGPHMPYGTHIRWTPKSGTRATGGPEVAMGTGPWPQPPTEAEQLQALMAAANEVSEATATLGPGTMGLSTRYSPQFTLQHVPDYRQNVYIPGSTATLTSNPQQQQATAQQAAQQALPPPQASAQPEPPKAAQTPASKKKSTKKEKK